The Microcaecilia unicolor chromosome 3, aMicUni1.1, whole genome shotgun sequence nucleotide sequence gggtgtaccaagatggtggtggctgcattggggagaattaaacCCACCTTGGGTGGAGTAGGTggagccttgtgacatcatgccgcCTCCTGTTATCAAACTTCCTTGGTAACAGCATGGAGTTTTTCTTCCAGAGTTTGGAGTATATattaggaagggggtgggggtattTTAGATTTAGATTGTGTTTCTGTGATAGTATGGTTaataattatgtatgtttttaaattGCAAACCGTTTGGtttaagcaggtataaatgttaacaaataaataaatagatttaaaaCCCTGGTAAGGAGGTTGTGCCCCTCCAATCAGCTGGTGCTGTGAACCAACATAACTGCTCATTAGCTGAGGACTCCAACACATGATTCCCCTTCTATACCTGAGACTTTAGCTGGGAAAGCTGTTAATAACCTTTGGGTGGGGTTTAGGGGCATCCACCCCCTTTTCCTTATAGCTTGGATCTTCAAGCAAGTGGAAAGACTGTGTAGTGCTGAAGGTACTGAGGATGGGAGATGAATGGCTGTGGGTGGGTAATTcaatgagagagagaagggagtagATCTCATGCGTTACTGAGGATAAGAGATCTGCGGTAATGgataggagagagaaagagagaaggggtGGCCTTCATATGTTATTGAGGGTGTGAGATCTGGGGTGGTGGGTGAGAGAGAGGTGCAGTAGACGTCATGAGTTGCTGAGGCTGACTCTCTGCGAGATAGTCTTGTGAGCTCAAAATCTGAACATCCAGACTGTTTACTATCTCCAGAAATATTAAGGGAGTAGATAAAATGACTACTTTTGGCTGTGAAAGTGGAGCTACAATAGTCTTGGATTCCAAAAATGAACTTAACTTAATTTTAAGCCAAAGTTACTCTCTTCTTGTTTCTAATTTTCATTAGTGATGTGATTTTTTCCTTTGGTATTGTGCCTTGGACAAGAGATTggattatataatactagtaagaaaggcctgtttctcaaTCAAATGAAACCGGTGCTAGCAAAGGTTTTATCTATTTGTTTTGACCTGAActgttttaatatatgtttttgtGTTCTCTTTGCACTAAACACCTTTTTCTTTGAgcttctgctcttttttttttttccttgtctcTGTGTTGCTCTTCATTTTGAATAGTTGTTTTTTGTTCTTTCTGCCATTGTGTGTGACAGAGTTTGAAACAGAAAGAGACAGATTTTCATAGAAAGTTTGTTCAAATTGTGAAAttgtttagttgttttttttttttttgtctttttttgtgaGGGATAGTGTatatgtgaaagagagagtgactGAGTGTGATACAgtctgtgtatgagagagagtgtgtttgaatCTGTGTGTGTGGCTGCGAGTAACAGACTGTGAGTGTCACAGAGATCTTGTGTGTCTGTGAAAGTGATATAGTGGGTGGGAACTGAGACGATGGGGgcgacgtgtgtgtgtgtgtgtgggggtgaacagtgtgtgttgtgtgtcacagagagagatcgTATGTGTGAGACGGGAGTTTTTCTGACAGggtgttacattttttttctctgtcagaatgatGGGGGAGGTTTTAGATATTGTGTGAgtcagtaattgtgtgtgtgggggggggggggtgaactgtgtgtcacagagagagatcatgtgtgtatgtgtgagataaGGGAGGTTTTCTAACaggttgttacatttttttttctctgtcagaatgacTGACAGAGGGGAAGGTTTTAGATGTTgcatgacagtgtgtgtgtgtgtgtcagtaattgtgtgtgtggggggtgaactgtgtgtgttgtgtgtcacagagagtgaTGGTGTGTGTGAGACGGGAGGTTTTCTGACAGGGTGTAACTTTGTTTTTTATCTGTCagaatgacggggggggggggggaggttttagatgttgcatgtgtgtgtgagacaggggAAGTTTTCTGTCagggtgttactttttttttctctgtcagaatgacaGGTTGGAGTGATGGGTTTGTTGAAGTTTTTGCGGGGCTGAACATCGCGTTTCCTGTTGCCTGGTTTCCAGTTGTGAATTGTTTTTGTGTGGTTGCCATTTTTTAGTGGCAGCAGGCTGGCTGACGGTTTCTTGTTGTTTTGCGGGGCGTGCTGCAGGTGGACTCGCAGTGCTGGGCGGTTTGGCAGCTTTGTTTTTTTTGCCGGCTGTCGCTTTTGACTTGCAGCGGTTGGGCAGGCGATCTGgcggtttgtttgggttttttcggGGCGGGCTGCAGGTTGTCTCGCGCTCCTGGGTGGGTGGGCtggcgtttgtgtgtgtgttcctgTGCGGGCAGGCTGGCGTTGGCGTGCTGTATCGCGCTGCCTAGAGGGAGACGTGGGCGCCGAGCCGGGGACCCTCAGCTGCACACTGTAGGAAGCGCGGGGCAGTAGCAGTGGTGACAGCCATTGGCGCATGAAGATTTCGAAGTGGCACAGGAGAGAGCGGCTCGTGAGCCAGGAAGTCTTCCTCTGgtttttgctctttttttctttgcttttattttcCCTGTACGTTtgatgaagctgcctgggcctgcACTGCAgttgcttgggctctctggatgacgtcatctgaggcttcagtcccaggcacagccaatcagaatggaggcacggacccaggcagcttcatggaacgttcatggtgcaaattattatataggattttgctTATGTTGTTATGCATACACTGGATAAGTAGGTCTCTACTAGGGTGTCTGTGTGGTTGCTGTCCATTGCCTACTGTTGCTGGCTGATCCCTTTTCTGGCATTTTGTGGTATGAATTTAAGAACTGGGCTTGTTGTAACTTGCTCATCATAGAGGAAGGAACTTAGTTTTTCCCTTAGAAAATAAATGCTGATGTGTCTAAACCAAAAAGCCCTGTGACCCAGCTCTGTAGCATAGTGATGGGGTTTCTGTTTGTGTCTTAAGATCATTTAGTTCTTAAAaccactccttcccccccccccccccactaaaaaaGTCAACACTCCTTAGGTGAGTCACTTTCTTTCCCTGTGCCCCAGACCCAATACCTTGTGACCTTCCTCCTTCACCCATGGTACAACCTTTTAACCTTTCTTCACTTCTTCCCAGAATGCACCCATGTTGCCCAGGCGGCGGTCCAAGGGGTTCCTGCTGGATGTGGTCAGCAGAGGGACAGCCTTTGTGGAGACCTTGCAGCAGACTGGCTATCCCAAGGTGGGTGCCCTGAATGGGCAGGATTTCGATTGGATGTTTGAATGCTTGGAAGCGGAGCAATTCCTGGAGTGGTTCTGTCACGGCGTGGATGAGGGCAGCTTGCTGGACACGCAGCGCAGGGAGGAGTACGAGGCCCTACTGGAGGCTGGATATCCCATTCTGGAAGGGCCAGCGCTGGAGGAGGTCCTGGGTACCTGCAGAGAGCCACTAAGGTTGAAGGGCCTACAGCCattggaagaggaggagaagaagccTCTGGAGACTCTGGAAGAAGAGCTGCAGCAGCTTCGCACCACCCGAAACCTTCTGCTGAGGAATCGAAACAAGCTGCAGGTCCGGGCATCACAGCTGAAGCATAAACAGTGCCGCTTGAGTGCTGAGGAGGAGCTGTTGACCAGGGCTCTGAGAGAGGTCATGTGGACCCTGGAAGAAGAGGGAATGAAGATGGATGCAGCTCTTATGAAGTGCCGACAGAAGGTGCTTCAGCTGGTACAGCACTGCTCTTGCAGGGGGGAGGAGGTGGATGGAGGCACCCTCCTTCCACTGACCTCTGGTCTGGCACTGGACCTGTATGTGGAACTGGAGCAGAATCATGAGGATGATATGGTGCAGAAAGCCAAAGAAAAGCTGCATAGGCTGGCAGAGGTCACAGAGATTCCAGTTAGGGAAGCGCTAGATGGCAGCCATACTAATAGGAAGGAAGCCCTGTGGGAGGAGCTCAACCGGCTACAGCTGTGTCATGTCAGCGGGCAATGGGAGCGCCTCTCCCTGCAGGTGGAGCTGCAGAGCACTCGGGCTGGACTGCAGtgggctgagagagagaaggtatAATTCTGTCTCATGGTACAGATCTGAACTCCAGTGCTTATACACCCCCTGACTGCTTGGGTACTGCAGAGTGGAAGTGGAGCACAAAGCTCAGGCTGTGTTCGTCATTGCcgcttccctccccacccccaataatactATTGGACAGTCACATTTTGGTATTAGAACCAGATGGGGAAGGAGAACAGGTGTTTTTGTCAGGGGGAGATAGGCTAGGGGTAACTTCACTGGGATAGGTAGCTATAGTGTTGTAGATCTAAGCCAGTTCTGATTTTGTGGCTTTTTCTCTGTGTGGGATTTCTCTCCATGTATCCCTTAGGTGCTGACCAGCATGGAGGATCCCAGCAGCCAAGTCTCATGGCTATCAACACAGCTGCCGGCACTTGAGCGGGATCTAGAAAGACTGAAGGGGGAGAGGCTTCCGCCCCTGCTCCGAGACAACACCCACTGCTTTTCCCTCCCTGTTCTGCAGGGAGACATGGACATGGAGGACTTGTGGCtgcagtatgtctcctctctgcaGGAGCAGGTGACGGCCAGGCTCCTGCATCGGTGGTCCCGACAGGAGATCCTCGGTCTGGCCCTACAGCTGGAGTGGAGGGACCACCGACTCACAGCCAGGCTTCTGGAAGAACTGCAGGGAATGCTAAAAAGCCATGAGGGGGCACTGCAGGATAGACTGACCACCTACGGAGACCCCAAACTTTCCAGCAGGCGGGGATCCAAGGTCCGCATTGCGACCCAAGACCACACAGCTTTGAAGTAAGTCTTTCTCTGTAGCCTCTTGCTGTCTCGCTCCTGTCTCTGCCTTTGGAGGATGTTGGGTGATGCTCCTGCCTCTCTCACGCTGCCTCTCCCTCCTGTTTCTCAGGCtgtgggagatgctggatgacCCCCCAGATCAGAAACAGCTCTTTCAGAAGTATGACAGCCTTTGTCTGCGAGGCATGTGGCTGAGTGAGGAAGTGACATGTCTGCAGGAGAAGCTCAGAGAAGGGGTCCCACAGCTCCCAGCTCTGGAGAGGGACTTCGAGGCCTTTTACAGCCTGATGTATGGAGACTCAAAGCGGCTGATGCTCAATGCAAAGGTATATAATGTTTTCTGTTGTTGCTGccacctcataagtacataagtattgccatactggaacagaccaaaggtccatcaagcccagcatcctgtttccaacagtggccaatccaggtcacaagtacctgacaagatccccaaaaagtacaaaacattttatgctgctttataccagaaataagcagtagactttccccaagttcattttagtaatggtctatggacctttcctttaggaagctggccaaacccttttttaaaccccgctaagctaaccgccattaccacattctctggcaacaaattccagagtttaattacacattgagtgaagaagaattttgtccgattcatttaaaatttactattttgtagcttcatttcatgccccttagtcctagtatttttggaaagagtgaacagacgcttcacgtctacccgttccactccaaaaAGTGGGTCCCTGAGCACTGCAGAAAATCCTACCCTAGAGGTGCAAGTGTTAAGAGATGCAGCCTCCCCCAGGGTGTAGTGGCAGAGCAGTGCTGGAAACCTTCCCCTGATGAGGATTGAGATGGGAGTATACAGTACAGGCCATACGCTGTGGGGTACTGGTTCCGGAGTACCCCttcccagtcatgttttcagaacagtggcgttcctaggggggtggacacccggggcggacccccccccccccgggtgcacgccgctggggggggggtgccgcagcgcgcgcctgctcagagttccctgacttcgcgcgttcgctgcagctccctctgacccggaacaggaagtaacctgttccagggcagagggagctgcagcgaacgcacgaagtcagggaactctgagcaggcgcgcggcgcggcaccccccagcggcgtgcacccggggcagaccgcccccaccgccctcccccttggtacgccactgtttcagaatatccacaatgaatatacatgaactttGACTTGCATGCAcggcttccattatatgcaaatatttcatgcatattcattgtggatgtcctgaaaaactgactggcaaggGCTACTCTAGGATTGGCTTTGGGGCTCACAAGATTATAGAGGTTGCAGGGTGCAAGGGCTGTGTGCTGTATAGGATAGCTTAGTTCCAGACTGAGaatagggggaagggaggggatcaCCAGCCTCCAGAATGGAAGGCTCAGGGCAGGGCAGGTGTCCCAGTCCATGTGATTATGTTTTTACAAGATTGGTCTGGGCGGGGTTGATCGATTCTGAGTTAATTTATCAAAATCTCAAGGGCGGCTTAGAGGTCTGAAAACTGATCTTGGCTACAAGGACTGAAGGTTTGCCAAGGGCAGCTAATACCTGACCCTGATCCCCAGTTCCAGACTGTGAGTCTTGGTTGGGGGAGGAGGTGATGAGGTTGCAGTGCCAATCACAGACTGTTATGGGGCGGGGAGGGGATGCTGGGTGGTATGCTAGCCCTAGACTAACTGAAGCTcaagtggagggaggggggaggaagaagagcACCATTATGTATGGTAGATATCCCAGCCTCATAATGAGGTTCATGGAGGGCTCATGTGCTATGAAGTGTCCAGATAAAGGCTATGGGGGAAGCGGGGGTCATGTGGGGTATCCTAGGCCCAGATTGGAGTTACAGGTAAAGGGGCCCTGGCGTTAAGGAGTGGTCACTGTAGACTGTGAGGCTTGAACTGGGGCAGATCCATTCTACCAGAGGGAGGAGCATTACAGGGGTTGTGTGTTAGACAGAGGTGAACATTCTGTGTGTAACTTTAATAATTCTTGCTGTGACAGGAGGTGTCGGAGTCCATTGAAGAACTGGATGCTGCAATCTCACAGCTCCACCAGTCTGTGCTCACGATCCAGTCTAACCTGAAGGTGAAGAACCGCTCGCTGCTGGACCCCTACGCCCGGGAGGAGCGCAATCTCTATACCTACTTCTTCCGTGACCCCGACCGGCTGAGGGAGGAGGTAGAAGCCCTGGAGCAGAGGGTCTGTGAATTCTCTGAAGTACCGGCCTAGGTGGAACTCCTAAATCCCAGATTATAaagctgtaaataaaaaaaaaaaccacaaaagaaATCAAGAGCAGTCACTATGcagtctctctctttcacttGTACATGTTACTATCCTTGAGCCTGGTCGGTATCAACTTTCAGGATCCTCTAAGGAGGGATCTAGAATTTGGTAGCTAAGGTTTAATGTTAGAGAGGGagtgaaatacttttttttttttttttgcacaaacaAAGAGCGTGACCTGGGCATAACTGTTTTTGATCCTAAGGTGGCCAAAGGGGTAGAAAAGTTGATggtaaaagccagaaggatgattgaatgcatagggagaggaatggccagcagcaaAAAGAAAGTGATAAAAGACCCTGGTGtggcctcatttagaatattgtgtacaattctgaagacccCCCACCTAcccaaagatataaacaggatcaGCCCTTAACCAGGTAGCTTAACCAGCCGAATAGGACCGTAtaaataccaggcctatctttggctcatgtaacttaactggttaaggctCAGTATTGGTATTTAACTGCTGAAGTGCTGGCCAGCTCCAGGTAACAAGACTGGTACCCAGACATGACCTAGCATTGGCTATCCGGGCATAATTTCAGCAGCCACCGCCATCTGAATGTGGCccctaaaacttacaattttattaagaGCATAgccatagtaaaatgaccaaataaaaGCATAGGTAAATCAACGAAGTAAACTTGAAGATGGTGAAttgaaaaacgcctagatttcgacccaaatcgggagatagacgtttatctcacaaaaacgaataaatcggtataatggaaaggcgattttggacgttttcaactgcactccatcgtggaagcgtacaaagttgacggggggggtgtcggaggcgtggcgaaggtggaactggggcgtggttatcggccgaggagagatgggcacctttcaccgataatggaaaaaaagtatgcgtttgtagctagaatttagggcacttttcctggaccctgttttttcacgaataaggccccaaaaagtgccctaaatgaccagattacccccagagggaatagggatgacctcccctgactcccccagtggtcactaaccccctcccaccacaaaaaatgatgtttcacaactttttattttcaccatcaaatgtcatacccacctccctggcagcagtatgcaggtctctggagcagttgttagggggtgcagtggacttcaggcaggtggacccaggcccatc carries:
- the LOC115464335 gene encoding HAUS augmin-like complex subunit 3, yielding MLPRRRSKGFLLDVVSRGTAFVETLQQTGYPKVGALNGQDFDWMFECLEAEQFLEWFCHGVDEGSLLDTQRREEYEALLEAGYPILEGPALEEVLGTCREPLRLKGLQPLEEEEKKPLETLEEELQQLRTTRNLLLRNRNKLQVRASQLKHKQCRLSAEEELLTRALREVMWTLEEEGMKMDAALMKCRQKVLQLVQHCSCRGEEVDGGTLLPLTSGLALDLYVELEQNHEDDMVQKAKEKLHRLAEVTEIPVREALDGSHTNRKEALWEELNRLQLCHVSGQWERLSLQVELQSTRAGLQWAEREKVLTSMEDPSSQVSWLSTQLPALERDLERLKGERLPPLLRDNTHCFSLPVLQGDMDMEDLWLQYVSSLQEQVTARLLHRWSRQEILGLALQLEWRDHRLTARLLEELQGMLKSHEGALQDRLTTYGDPKLSSRRGSKVRIATQDHTALKLWEMLDDPPDQKQLFQKYDSLCLRGMWLSEEVTCLQEKLREGVPQLPALERDFEAFYSLMYGDSKRLMLNAKEVSESIEELDAAISQLHQSVLTIQSNLKVKNRSLLDPYAREERNLYTYFFRDPDRLREEVEALEQRVCEFSEVPA